One Paenibacillus crassostreae DNA segment encodes these proteins:
- a CDS encoding AbrB/MazE/SpoVT family DNA-binding domain-containing protein, which translates to MKPAGVVRKVDQLGRIVLPKSLRKRYQMNEGDPVEILVQGDHIILERYRPKCVFCGSVDEVTQFKERYICEQCQSDMTQLI; encoded by the coding sequence ATGAAACCTGCTGGTGTGGTTCGTAAAGTGGATCAACTGGGGAGAATCGTATTACCTAAATCACTGAGAAAGAGATACCAGATGAATGAAGGGGACCCAGTAGAGATCTTAGTCCAAGGAGATCACATCATATTGGAAAGATATCGTCCGAAATGTGTGTTCTGTGGTTCGGTGGATGAAGTGACTCAATTTAAAGAGCGTTATATTTGTGAACAATGCCAGTCTGATATGACACAATTAATTTAG
- a CDS encoding 4-hydroxy-3-methylbut-2-enyl diphosphate reductase, with amino-acid sequence MEVLKISPRGYCYGVVDAMVLARQAAQNLDLPRPIYILGMIVHNSHVTTSFEDDGIITLDGTNRLDILDKIDSGTVIFTAHGVSPEVRKIARDKGLTTVDATCPDVTKTHVLIEEKVNEGFEVIYIGKGGHPEPEGAIGIAPGHVHLIEKEEEIDNLHLDTKRIVITNQTTMSQWDIKHIMKKLLEKFPTAEVHNEICFATQVRQEAVAEQAGQADLVIVVGDPKSNNSNRLAQVSEEIAHVKAYRVGDVTEVKREWLEGITKVAVTSGASTPTPITKEVIAYLEQYDPNNPDTWEIKRTVNLKRLLPNVKAKSGSTT; translated from the coding sequence ATGGAAGTATTGAAGATCTCTCCTCGAGGATACTGTTATGGTGTCGTTGATGCCATGGTTCTGGCTCGCCAAGCAGCACAGAATTTAGATCTCCCTCGGCCTATATATATATTGGGTATGATTGTTCATAATAGCCATGTCACAACATCGTTTGAAGATGACGGAATAATCACACTTGATGGTACAAATAGACTTGATATATTGGATAAGATAGACAGTGGGACAGTCATATTCACTGCTCATGGTGTATCTCCAGAAGTGCGAAAGATTGCTAGAGATAAAGGATTAACCACGGTTGATGCTACTTGTCCAGATGTTACAAAGACACATGTTCTAATCGAGGAAAAGGTTAATGAGGGTTTTGAGGTGATATATATTGGCAAGGGTGGTCATCCTGAGCCAGAAGGCGCTATTGGTATAGCACCTGGGCACGTCCATCTCATTGAAAAAGAAGAAGAGATAGACAATCTACATTTAGATACAAAACGTATTGTGATCACGAATCAAACGACGATGAGCCAATGGGATATTAAACATATCATGAAAAAATTGCTAGAGAAGTTTCCTACGGCAGAAGTCCATAATGAGATTTGTTTCGCGACTCAAGTACGTCAGGAAGCTGTAGCAGAACAGGCTGGGCAGGCTGATCTTGTGATCGTTGTTGGAGATCCTAAGAGTAACAATTCGAATCGTCTGGCTCAAGTATCTGAAGAAATTGCTCATGTTAAAGCCTATCGTGTAGGTGATGTAACTGAAGTTAAGCGAGAATGGCTTGAAGGAATAACAAAAGTTGCAGTTACATCTGGTGCGTCCACACCTACTCCTATCACGAAGGAAGTTATCGCTTATTTGGAGCAATACGATCCTAATAATCCAGATACATGGGAAATTAAAAGAACGGTAAATTTAAAAAGACTGCTTCCAAATGTCAAAGCAAAAAGTGGTTCTACCACCTAA
- the trmL gene encoding tRNA (uridine(34)/cytosine(34)/5-carboxymethylaminomethyluridine(34)-2'-O)-methyltransferase TrmL yields MAFHIVLVEPEIPANTGNISRTCAATGAHLHLVHPLGFRTDDAALKRAGLDYWHAVHIEHHDSFAEVQEKYAGSRFFYASTKATLRYSDFEFQDGDFFVFGKETKGLPLELLNANPDTCMRLPMGDQVRSLNLSNTAAIVVYEALRQVDFVNLQ; encoded by the coding sequence ATGGCATTTCATATCGTACTCGTAGAGCCGGAAATACCGGCTAATACAGGGAATATTTCTAGAACATGTGCTGCAACAGGCGCTCATCTACACTTGGTTCACCCATTAGGATTTCGTACTGATGATGCAGCTTTAAAGAGAGCAGGTTTAGATTATTGGCATGCTGTTCATATTGAACATCATGATTCTTTTGCAGAAGTTCAAGAGAAGTATGCAGGAAGCCGCTTCTTTTATGCTTCAACCAAAGCAACATTGAGATACAGTGACTTTGAATTTCAAGATGGGGACTTTTTCGTATTTGGTAAAGAGACGAAGGGGCTTCCACTTGAACTTCTTAATGCTAATCCGGATACATGCATGAGGTTGCCGATGGGGGATCAAGTTAGATCATTGAATCTTTCAAACACGGCGGCTATAGTCGTATATGAGGCATTGAGACAAGTCGACTTTGTGAACTTACAATAA
- the serC gene encoding 3-phosphoserine/phosphohydroxythreonine transaminase, whose product MSKRAYNFNAGPAALPLEVLERAQAEFVDFRGTGMSIMEMSHRGKVYEEVHNEAESRLLSLLGDVKGYKVLFLQGGASTQFAMLPMNLLSQGKVASYVHSGSWADKAIKEAKLIGETQIVASSEANKFMSIPDLSGIQLSDQSAYLHVTSNETIEGTQYQVYPDTGNIPLIADMSSDILSREIDLNQFGLIYAGAQKNLGPSGVTIVIAREDLISESPKNIPTMMRYNTHLSNNSLYNTPPAFSVYMVNEVLKWIGEQGSLAGLEKINRKKAQLIYDTIDNSGGFYRGPVEAGSRSIMNVTFRLTNEELEKQFIKESEQEGFIGLKGHRSVGGLRASIYNAVPYESCKALTDFMLHFQKSNG is encoded by the coding sequence ATGAGTAAGAGAGCCTATAATTTTAATGCGGGACCTGCTGCCTTGCCGCTCGAAGTTTTAGAACGCGCACAAGCTGAATTTGTGGATTTTAGAGGTACAGGCATGTCTATTATGGAGATGTCACATCGAGGTAAAGTGTATGAAGAAGTACATAATGAAGCAGAAAGTCGTCTGTTATCGTTACTTGGTGATGTGAAAGGATATAAGGTACTATTCTTGCAAGGTGGTGCTAGCACTCAATTCGCTATGCTTCCTATGAATTTATTATCTCAAGGTAAGGTAGCAAGCTACGTGCACTCTGGTAGCTGGGCTGATAAAGCAATAAAAGAAGCTAAGTTGATCGGTGAAACACAAATCGTAGCTTCATCTGAGGCTAATAAATTCATGTCTATTCCAGATCTAAGCGGAATTCAATTGTCCGATCAATCGGCTTATTTACATGTGACTTCCAATGAAACGATTGAAGGAACACAATATCAAGTATATCCTGATACAGGGAATATTCCTTTGATTGCTGATATGTCGAGTGATATTCTTAGCCGTGAAATTGACCTGAACCAATTTGGACTTATCTATGCAGGCGCGCAGAAGAATTTAGGCCCTTCTGGAGTAACGATTGTTATTGCTCGTGAAGATCTAATATCTGAGTCACCTAAGAATATTCCAACTATGATGCGATATAATACACATCTATCAAACAACTCACTTTATAATACGCCTCCAGCTTTTTCAGTGTATATGGTAAATGAAGTTCTGAAATGGATTGGTGAGCAAGGATCGCTTGCAGGATTGGAGAAGATCAATCGTAAGAAAGCTCAGCTAATCTATGATACAATAGATAATAGCGGAGGATTTTATCGCGGACCTGTAGAAGCAGGAAGCCGTTCAATTATGAATGTTACTTTCCGTCTGACTAATGAAGAACTGGAGAAGCAGTTCATTAAAGAATCGGAACAGGAAGGTTTCATAGGGCTTAAAGGGCATCGTAGTGTGGGTGGTTTACGCGCCTCTATCTATAATGCAGTTCCTTATGAGAGCTGCAAAGCTCTAACTGACTTCATGTTACATTTCCAGAAAAGTAACGGGTAA
- a CDS encoding PrkA family serine protein kinase, which translates to MDIFERVAAYRAESDQLEWSGTFKQYIELLREDPTPAMTAHARVYEMIDSYGAEILNGRKRYKFFEQEIFGLDSAIEKLVEEYFHSSARRLDVRKRILLLMGPVSGGKSTLVTLLKRGMEKFSKTDKGAVYAIEGCPMHEEPLHLIPLDLRPEVEQELGVRIEGSLCPSCQMRLKTEFDGDIERVRVQRVLISEEGRVGIGTFSPSDPKSQDIADLTGSIDFSTITEFGSESDPRAYRFDGELNKANRGIMEFQEMLKCDEKFLWNLLSLTQEGNFKAGRFALISADEMIIAHTNESEYKTFISNKKNEALQSRMIVMPVPYNLRVSEEEKIYAKLIGQSDMNHIHIAPHALRAAAIFSILTRLKETKKQGMDLVKKMRMYDGQEVEGYKEADLREMQTEFLDEGMSGVDPRYVINRISSALIKEELQCINALDVLRAIKDGLDQHASITKEERERFLNFIAIARKEYDELAKKEIQKAFVYSFEESARTLFENYLDNIEAFCNWSKIRDPLTDEEMDPDERLMRSIEEQIGVSENAKKAFREEILIRISAYSRKGKKFEYDHHDRLREAIEKKLFVDLKDIVKITTSTKTPDGNQLKRINEVSKRLINDHGYCPTCANELLKYVGSLLNR; encoded by the coding sequence ATGGATATTTTCGAACGTGTGGCAGCATATCGGGCAGAAAGTGATCAGTTAGAGTGGAGTGGCACATTCAAACAATATATTGAATTGCTAAGGGAAGATCCTACTCCAGCCATGACGGCTCATGCCCGTGTATACGAAATGATCGACTCATATGGAGCGGAAATACTAAACGGACGCAAACGGTATAAGTTCTTTGAACAGGAGATATTTGGATTAGATAGTGCGATTGAGAAACTAGTGGAGGAGTATTTCCATTCCTCGGCCAGAAGATTAGATGTACGGAAGCGAATCCTATTACTAATGGGTCCTGTCAGTGGAGGGAAATCAACCTTGGTAACACTCCTAAAGCGTGGTATGGAAAAATTCTCGAAGACAGATAAGGGTGCAGTGTATGCGATTGAAGGTTGCCCAATGCATGAAGAACCCCTACATCTAATCCCACTGGATTTGCGTCCAGAAGTAGAACAGGAATTAGGAGTACGGATAGAAGGGAGTTTATGTCCATCTTGCCAGATGAGATTGAAGACGGAGTTTGATGGAGATATAGAGAGAGTACGTGTACAACGTGTGTTGATTTCTGAAGAGGGACGTGTTGGAATAGGTACATTTAGTCCTTCAGACCCGAAATCGCAAGATATAGCGGACCTTACGGGGAGTATAGATTTCTCAACAATTACGGAATTTGGTTCAGAGTCTGATCCCCGAGCTTATCGTTTTGATGGAGAGTTGAATAAAGCTAATCGTGGTATCATGGAATTTCAAGAAATGCTTAAATGCGATGAAAAATTTCTGTGGAATTTGCTGTCATTGACACAAGAAGGAAATTTTAAGGCAGGGAGATTTGCGCTGATCTCGGCAGATGAAATGATCATTGCCCATACGAATGAATCAGAGTACAAGACATTTATCTCTAATAAGAAGAATGAAGCATTACAATCACGTATGATCGTCATGCCGGTTCCTTATAATTTGAGGGTATCAGAGGAAGAGAAAATATATGCAAAGTTGATTGGTCAAAGTGATATGAACCATATCCATATTGCTCCTCATGCGTTACGTGCTGCTGCTATTTTCTCGATCCTGACTCGATTGAAGGAGACGAAGAAACAAGGTATGGATCTTGTTAAAAAAATGCGGATGTACGATGGTCAGGAAGTTGAAGGGTATAAGGAAGCAGATCTCAGGGAAATGCAGACTGAGTTTTTAGATGAAGGAATGTCTGGTGTAGATCCACGTTATGTTATTAATCGCATTTCAAGTGCCTTAATTAAAGAGGAACTTCAGTGTATAAATGCACTGGATGTGTTACGAGCGATTAAGGATGGATTAGATCAACATGCCTCTATCACGAAGGAGGAACGTGAACGCTTCTTGAATTTCATTGCTATAGCTCGTAAAGAATACGATGAATTGGCCAAAAAGGAAATTCAAAAAGCATTTGTATATTCGTTTGAAGAATCCGCCAGAACATTATTTGAGAATTATCTCGATAACATAGAAGCTTTCTGTAATTGGTCGAAAATACGAGATCCATTAACGGATGAGGAAATGGATCCTGATGAAAGATTGATGCGTTCAATCGAAGAGCAGATTGGGGTATCAGAGAATGCCAAGAAGGCATTCCGTGAGGAGATTCTGATTCGAATATCCGCATATTCACGTAAAGGAAAGAAGTTCGAATACGATCATCATGATCGATTAAGAGAAGCCATTGAGAAGAAGCTATTCGTTGATTTGAAAGATATTGTTAAGATAACGACGTCCACGAAGACCCCTGATGGGAATCAGTTGAAACGGATTAATGAGGTGAGTAAGCGCCTTATTAATGATCATGGCTATTGCCCGACATGCGCCAATGAATTGCTGAAATATGTGGGAAGCTTGTTAAATCGTTAA
- a CDS encoding phosphodiester glycosidase family protein, which translates to MRLHVKQVNRFFLLATAPFIGILLCLMISYQPIELKLDTRPYIPIESMQSQTNNINDQLMKAQSTVKSTLTTLHQTSELYQKTLETTNSIVLTTKSQVKMPEYIYNRRVISKLGTPYETVKTDRISIELFKVNPGVYRGYAMKVKLKDPSAMSMSLGKDTLGGSETTLQAVRRKGAIAGINAGGYADDRKRRYPLSTTVLNGQYLTGFEASYKNLAFVGMNSYGKLIGGKFYNQKELDKLKPKFGATFVPVLLQNGQKMPIPIKWQTSPKRAPRTIIGNYKDDQLLILVIDGYDENGGSGATLQEIQNKLLQLGVRNAYNLDGGGSSSLILNGRVINKPSDGALRSVPTHFLFFK; encoded by the coding sequence ATGAGATTGCATGTGAAACAAGTCAATCGTTTTTTCTTACTTGCAACTGCACCTTTTATCGGGATTCTATTATGTCTTATGATATCGTACCAGCCCATAGAATTAAAGCTTGATACACGCCCTTATATACCTATAGAATCTATGCAGTCACAAACCAACAACATTAATGATCAGTTAATGAAGGCCCAATCTACCGTCAAAAGTACACTTACAACCCTTCACCAAACATCCGAGCTATATCAAAAGACACTTGAGACGACGAATAGTATCGTACTTACAACGAAATCCCAAGTAAAAATGCCAGAGTATATATATAATCGGAGAGTGATCTCCAAGCTTGGGACACCTTATGAGACAGTGAAGACTGACCGTATTTCGATTGAACTCTTCAAAGTTAACCCAGGTGTATATCGTGGATATGCGATGAAAGTGAAACTGAAAGATCCAAGTGCAATGAGTATGAGTTTGGGCAAGGATACCCTTGGAGGCTCTGAGACCACGCTCCAGGCGGTAAGAAGAAAGGGTGCTATTGCTGGTATTAATGCAGGAGGATATGCTGATGATCGGAAGAGGCGTTATCCTCTTAGTACAACTGTGCTGAATGGTCAATACCTAACCGGATTTGAAGCAAGCTACAAGAATTTAGCATTTGTAGGTATGAACTCTTATGGTAAACTTATTGGTGGGAAGTTCTATAATCAGAAGGAACTTGATAAACTAAAACCTAAGTTTGGCGCAACCTTTGTACCTGTTTTACTCCAAAATGGTCAAAAGATGCCTATCCCCATCAAATGGCAAACTTCACCAAAACGTGCACCGCGTACTATCATAGGTAATTATAAGGATGATCAATTATTGATTCTTGTGATTGACGGATATGATGAGAATGGTGGTTCAGGTGCAACATTGCAGGAAATTCAGAATAAATTACTTCAATTGGGAGTTCGTAATGCTTACAATCTAGATGGAGGTGGATCTTCTTCATTAATCCTAAATGGAAGAGTAATAAATAAACCATCGGATGGAGCCCTCCGCTCCGTACCAACCCATTTTTTATTTTTTAAATAA
- the aroF gene encoding 3-deoxy-7-phosphoheptulonate synthase yields MIVITSNVTPDGQIQEIVKIIEKEGLQAHVSKGADRTVIGLIGSVDPKLAEHLRQMKGVENVVKISKSYKLASRDFHPEDTIIDINGVKIGGKEIVIMGGPCAVESAEQIDEIAALVKAAGGQVLRGGAFKPRTGPYSFQGVGVEGLIMMQEAGKKHGLLTITEVMTPEYVDVCAEYADILQIGTRNMQNFDLLRKLGTCGKPVLLKRGFSATYDELLNAAEYILAGGNPNVMLCERGIRTFESYTRNTLDLAAIPVLQQLSHLPVISDPSHGTGRRELVEPMCKASIAAGANGLIVEMHTDPDNSMTGDGVQSLFPDQFAVLLKDLEKLAPLVGRTFNTAKEPAEFFPARK; encoded by the coding sequence ATGATCGTAATAACTTCAAATGTAACTCCTGATGGACAAATTCAAGAAATTGTGAAAATAATTGAGAAAGAGGGCCTGCAAGCCCATGTGTCTAAGGGGGCAGATCGTACTGTCATTGGTCTTATTGGTAGTGTTGATCCTAAACTTGCTGAGCATTTACGCCAAATGAAGGGTGTAGAGAATGTCGTTAAAATTTCAAAATCATACAAATTAGCTAGTCGGGATTTCCACCCAGAAGATACTATTATTGATATCAATGGTGTAAAGATTGGTGGGAAAGAGATTGTTATTATGGGTGGACCTTGTGCTGTAGAATCAGCAGAACAGATTGATGAAATTGCTGCGCTAGTTAAAGCTGCTGGAGGTCAGGTGCTAAGAGGTGGGGCCTTTAAACCACGTACTGGGCCATATAGTTTTCAAGGTGTTGGTGTAGAAGGTCTGATTATGATGCAAGAAGCTGGGAAGAAACATGGTTTGTTAACAATAACTGAAGTGATGACACCGGAATATGTTGATGTATGTGCTGAATATGCTGATATTCTACAAATCGGAACTAGGAATATGCAGAACTTCGACTTACTTCGTAAACTAGGAACTTGTGGAAAGCCAGTTCTTCTAAAACGTGGATTCAGTGCTACTTATGATGAATTACTAAATGCTGCGGAGTATATCCTTGCAGGAGGGAATCCAAATGTCATGCTTTGCGAACGAGGCATTAGAACATTCGAATCTTATACACGAAACACCCTCGATTTAGCTGCTATACCTGTATTACAACAATTAAGTCATCTTCCTGTTATATCTGATCCAAGTCATGGTACAGGACGACGTGAGTTGGTAGAACCTATGTGTAAGGCATCCATCGCTGCAGGAGCTAATGGCCTAATCGTAGAAATGCATACTGATCCGGATAATTCAATGACTGGTGATGGTGTACAATCGTTATTCCCTGATCAATTTGCAGTTTTACTAAAAGACTTAGAAAAATTGGCACCACTGGTAGGTAGAACATTTAATACTGCGAAAGAACCTGCTGAATTTTTCCCTGCAAGAAAATAA
- a CDS encoding DUF2161 family putative PD-(D/E)XK-type phosphodiesterase — protein MSVQYETELYEPLKIFFEQQGYTIKGEVRLCDLVGVKEGAVEPLIVEMKKTFNLSLLLQGMERLKMSSNVYLAVERSRAKRGAVNQRWGELSVLCRRLGLGLITITFYKTKQPFVEVLTFPTDQVIPLTKNKRRQSRLIDEFHERSGDYNVGGSTRTKLITSYREKALRIALPLRDADSKGLSPLSLRNTTGIGNASAILQHNYYGWFVRVSRGRYILTPLGMSDLVKYQNVIDTEQN, from the coding sequence ATGTCTGTACAATATGAAACTGAACTATATGAACCTTTAAAGATTTTTTTTGAGCAGCAAGGATATACCATTAAGGGGGAGGTTCGTCTGTGTGATCTGGTCGGTGTAAAGGAAGGGGCAGTTGAGCCATTAATTGTAGAAATGAAAAAGACCTTCAATCTCTCGCTATTATTGCAAGGAATGGAACGTCTTAAAATGAGTTCAAACGTCTATTTAGCTGTTGAACGAAGCCGGGCCAAGCGCGGGGCTGTCAATCAACGTTGGGGAGAGTTATCTGTGCTATGTCGTAGATTGGGTCTCGGACTTATTACAATTACCTTTTATAAGACAAAACAGCCCTTTGTCGAAGTACTTACCTTCCCTACAGATCAAGTGATACCCCTCACTAAAAATAAACGACGTCAATCCCGTCTAATCGATGAATTCCATGAACGTAGTGGTGATTATAACGTTGGTGGCAGTACTCGTACCAAGTTGATTACTTCATATCGTGAGAAGGCATTAAGAATCGCCTTACCTTTACGTGATGCTGATTCAAAGGGCTTATCACCCCTTTCTTTGCGTAATACTACAGGTATTGGCAATGCTTCCGCCATCTTGCAACATAATTATTATGGATGGTTTGTGCGGGTATCTCGAGGTAGATATATTCTTACTCCACTTGGTATGAGCGATTTAGTTAAATATCAGAATGTAATAGATACTGAACAAAACTAA
- a CDS encoding PLP-dependent aminotransferase family protein: MKYSFATRAEWIMGSPFKHIRLNSQQASFVSLAEELPASDLFPLEALHTAATTVLSSHPMALQYGDAEGFIPLREWIRAEWKQHKQMEMNMNQILLTTGSQQAMDLIARVYVDLGDAVLVENPTSPGCLQILRMQGATIIPVEGDQEGLRLQSLDELIERHHPKLLFVSPNFSNPTGVLWSMDRRKQVLDCCRRHKVLIVEDDSYGDLYFEDTRTEGPFSRRYPTLCALDEHGKGGQVLYIGSFSKTVAPGLRIGFAMGHHQLIEVMGAAKQLADWQSSNLNQRLLYQLLESTTFDWHEHVALLRREYRIRLRLMEELLKRPAWRNARYHLPTGGMFLWIQLPGGLQSELLLKSSISKGVAFCPGTLCCVDKKLGMEAIRLNFTHPGRDELLLGMHLISEAVNEFTARS, encoded by the coding sequence ATGAAGTATTCTTTTGCTACCCGAGCGGAATGGATTATGGGTTCTCCGTTCAAGCATATTCGGCTGAATTCTCAACAAGCTTCATTTGTATCACTTGCTGAAGAATTACCAGCTTCTGATTTATTTCCTTTAGAAGCATTGCATACGGCTGCAACAACGGTCCTTTCAAGTCATCCGATGGCTCTACAATATGGCGATGCAGAAGGATTTATCCCCTTACGAGAATGGATTCGAGCAGAATGGAAACAACATAAACAAATGGAAATGAACATGAATCAAATTCTATTGACCACGGGGAGTCAACAAGCAATGGATTTGATTGCGCGAGTCTATGTGGACTTAGGTGATGCTGTTCTTGTAGAAAATCCAACATCACCAGGTTGCTTACAGATTCTAAGAATGCAAGGTGCGACGATTATCCCGGTTGAAGGGGATCAGGAGGGATTAAGACTTCAGTCATTAGATGAGTTAATTGAAAGGCATCATCCAAAACTTTTGTTTGTATCTCCTAATTTCTCCAATCCTACAGGAGTTCTGTGGAGTATGGATCGGAGAAAGCAGGTACTGGATTGTTGCCGGAGACATAAGGTATTAATTGTCGAAGATGATTCATATGGTGATTTGTATTTCGAAGATACAAGAACGGAGGGCCCCTTTAGTAGGAGGTATCCGACTTTGTGTGCATTGGATGAACATGGGAAAGGTGGACAAGTGTTATATATAGGATCATTCAGTAAAACGGTAGCTCCAGGACTTCGTATTGGGTTTGCTATGGGTCATCATCAATTAATAGAAGTGATGGGGGCGGCCAAGCAATTGGCGGATTGGCAATCAAGTAACTTGAACCAACGATTACTATATCAGTTGCTAGAATCAACAACCTTTGATTGGCATGAACATGTTGCCTTATTAAGACGTGAATATCGTATACGTTTACGGCTTATGGAAGAACTACTGAAACGCCCCGCATGGAGAAACGCACGATATCATCTACCCACTGGAGGCATGTTTCTATGGATACAATTACCAGGAGGGCTTCAAAGTGAATTATTACTAAAATCTTCGATTAGCAAAGGTGTCGCTTTCTGTCCAGGAACCCTGTGCTGTGTAGATAAAAAACTAGGAATGGAGGCTATTCGTCTGAATTTCACTCATCCAGGTCGAGATGAATTACTGCTAGGGATGCATTTAATAAGTGAAGCTGTAAATGAATTTACGGCTAGAAGTTAG
- the glnA gene encoding type I glutamate--ammonia ligase: MSVEKVLKSIKENRIEWVDFRFVDIAGRAHHISLPATEVDDETFVNGVAFDGSSISGFRGIEESDMVMMPDTESVYIDPFTAHPTLNIMCNIYTPDGERYERDPRSIAAKAEEFLQQSGVGTAAFFAPESEFFIFDDVRYESGMNSSSFFVDSEEAAWNTNRKEEGGNLGFKVGVKGGYVPVAPVDTQQDIRSEMCRLLAEAGLRIERHHHEVATAGQAEINFRFDTLKKTADNLLVYKYIVHNTARQYGKVATFMPKPIFGDNGSGMHVHQSIFNGDTPLFYEKGAYANLSEMALHYIGGILYHAPALIALTNPSTNSFKRLVPGYEAPVNLVYSKGNRSAAVRIPVAAVTPKGCRIEFRTPDSTANPYLAFSAMLMAGLDGIKRKIDPNALGYGPMDTNIYELSDEDKSKIRSVPGNLDEALDALEADFEFLLDGDVFTKDFIDNFIDLKRAEAKSVAIRVHPHEYGLYFDC, from the coding sequence ATGTCAGTTGAAAAAGTGTTGAAAAGTATTAAGGAAAACAGAATTGAATGGGTAGATTTTCGTTTTGTAGATATAGCAGGACGTGCTCATCACATTTCTTTACCAGCTACAGAAGTAGATGATGAAACATTTGTAAACGGGGTAGCGTTTGATGGTTCTTCCATATCAGGGTTTCGAGGTATTGAGGAGTCAGATATGGTTATGATGCCGGATACGGAGTCAGTGTATATCGATCCATTTACAGCACACCCAACTCTGAATATTATGTGTAACATTTATACACCGGATGGTGAGCGTTATGAGCGTGATCCACGTAGTATCGCTGCGAAGGCAGAAGAATTTCTACAACAAAGTGGTGTAGGAACAGCTGCATTCTTCGCACCAGAATCTGAATTTTTCATTTTTGATGATGTACGTTATGAAAGTGGCATGAATAGTTCTTCTTTCTTTGTTGATTCGGAAGAGGCTGCATGGAATACGAATCGTAAAGAAGAAGGTGGAAACTTAGGATTTAAAGTTGGAGTGAAAGGTGGCTATGTTCCTGTTGCTCCTGTAGATACACAACAAGACATTCGTAGTGAAATGTGTCGTTTACTAGCAGAAGCGGGATTACGTATAGAACGCCATCACCATGAAGTGGCAACGGCAGGTCAAGCCGAGATCAATTTCCGATTTGATACTCTTAAGAAAACAGCTGATAACCTGTTAGTGTATAAATATATTGTGCATAATACAGCTCGCCAGTACGGAAAAGTTGCAACATTTATGCCAAAACCTATTTTTGGTGATAACGGTAGCGGAATGCATGTTCACCAATCAATTTTCAATGGTGATACACCCCTATTCTATGAAAAAGGGGCATATGCTAACCTAAGTGAAATGGCGTTGCATTACATTGGCGGAATACTATACCATGCGCCAGCGTTGATTGCATTAACGAATCCATCGACTAACTCCTTTAAACGTCTTGTTCCTGGTTATGAAGCCCCAGTAAACCTTGTATACTCTAAAGGAAACCGTTCAGCAGCAGTACGTATTCCAGTAGCAGCTGTAACGCCTAAAGGCTGTCGTATCGAGTTCCGTACACCAGATTCTACTGCTAACCCTTATCTAGCCTTCTCAGCGATGCTGATGGCAGGTCTTGATGGTATCAAGAGAAAGATTGATCCTAATGCATTAGGTTATGGACCAATGGATACAAATATCTATGAATTGTCCGATGAAGACAAATCGAAGATCCGCAGTGTTCCAGGTAACTTGGATGAAGCACTGGATGCTTTAGAAGCAGATTTCGAATTCCTGTTAGATGGTGATGTATTTACTAAGGATTTCATTGATAATTTCATCGATTTGAAACGTGCTGAAGCTAAGTCAGTTGCTATAAGAGTTCATCCACATGAATATGGATTATACTTCGACTGCTAA